Part of the Subtercola frigoramans genome, ACACTCTCGTCGGCGGCGATGGGGATGCCCATGTACTTGACCCGTTGCCGGATCTCCCAGAGTTCGTCGACCGTGGAGCAGGGCTGTTCGACGTACTCGAGGTCGAATTCGGCCAGGGCGTGGATGGCGTGCTCTGCTTCGTCGACGTTCCAGCCGCCGTTCGCGTCGAGGCGGATGCGGCCCTCGGTTCCGATGAAGACGCGTGTCGCCCTGACCCTGGCGATGTCGTCGGACAGGGACTGGCCCCTTTCGGCGACCTTGATCTTCACCGTTCGGCAGCCGGGGTAGCGGGCGAGGTTCTCTTCGACGTCGGATTCCGCGACGGCAGGCAGCGTGGCGTTCACCGGGATTCGGTCGCGCAGCAGTGGTGGGGTCTCGCTCCAGCCGAAATCGATCGCCGCGGCCAGCCAGGCCAGGCTCTCGGTGTCGTCGTATTCGACAAACGGCGAGAACTCCGTTGCCCCGAGTGGGCCCCTGAGAATGAGTGCCTCACGGGCATCCACACCCCTGAATCGCGTGGTGAGCGGCAGCGACACGACGCTGGCCAGTTCGAGCAACTCGGTCAGCGTCGGCAGAGGGCGGTTCATGTGGGGCATGCCCCATTGTCTCGCTGAATGGCCGAGCCGCGCAGCCACCGGGCCGGGGGATAGGCTGAACAGATGGTCACCGAACAGCCTTTTGTCTCAGAGATCTTCGAT contains:
- a CDS encoding o-succinylbenzoate synthase, which produces MPHMNRPLPTLTELLELASVVSLPLTTRFRGVDAREALILRGPLGATEFSPFVEYDDTESLAWLAAAIDFGWSETPPLLRDRIPVNATLPAVAESDVEENLARYPGCRTVKIKVAERGQSLSDDIARVRATRVFIGTEGRIRLDANGGWNVDEAEHAIHALAEFDLEYVEQPCSTVDELWEIRQRVKYMGIPIAADESVRKVDDPLDVARRGAADLLVIKAQPLGGIHSALDIVERAGLPVVVSSALDTSIGIAMGAHLAACIPNLEYDCGLATAALLASDVTAEPLLPVDGTIPVVRPALDETLVENNLADRDRDVWWRERLMRTYGLLEALGESTGRHAD